One genomic segment of Kordiimonas sp. SCSIO 12603 includes these proteins:
- a CDS encoding dihydroneopterin aldolase: protein MAHDDVKPAASLSHLPYADATRSVRHVFVRDYVTDAEIGVWEHEKDTRQKVRINVDLSVLENNDHHGDQLDKVVCYNDIVLNIQKIISQGHINLVETLAEEIATMTLVDNRVIGTRVRVEKLEAVEGAASVGVEIERHRYS from the coding sequence ATGGCACATGATGATGTAAAACCAGCAGCATCACTTTCACATTTACCTTATGCGGATGCTACACGATCTGTTCGCCATGTTTTTGTGCGTGACTATGTAACAGATGCCGAAATTGGTGTTTGGGAACACGAAAAAGATACGCGCCAGAAAGTCCGTATTAACGTCGATCTTTCTGTTCTTGAAAATAATGATCACCATGGTGACCAATTAGATAAAGTTGTCTGCTACAACGACATCGTTCTTAATATTCAGAAGATCATTTCACAAGGGCACATTAATCTTGTTGAAACTCTAGCTGAAGAAATCGCAACAATGACGCTGGTTGATAATCGAGTTATCGGCACACGCGTACGTGTGGAAAAACTTGAAGCGGTTGAAGGCGCTGCAAGCGTAGGTGTAGAGATTGAACGCCATAGATATAGTTAA
- the murC gene encoding UDP-N-acetylmuramate--L-alanine ligase, whose translation MKGIPFDIGTVHFVGIGGIGMSGIAEVMHNLGYNVQGSDISANPNVERLQKLGIRVMVGQKAENVADAQVLVVSTAIKADNPEVIEARIRSIPVVRRAEMLAELMRLKWCVSVAGTHGKTTTTSMVATVLEAAGIDPTVINGGIINSYGTNARLGEGDWMVVEADESDGTFVKLPATIAVVTNLDAEHLDFYGTFEAEKEAFKTFLERVPFYGAAVLCVDHPEVQGLIANIQDRKFITYGLSAQADVQAVNIRPSSGAVTFDVRLRETANADGRVIQGIKLPMPGDHNIQNALAAICVGLEMYVEDETLRKAFESFGGVKRRFTKTGEANGVTVIDDYGHHPVEIGAVLKAARESFEGKVIAVAQPHRYTRLESLFEEFCTCFNDADVVLVAPVYEAGEQPIEGINRDSLAEGIRTHGHRLVDVVNGPDDLAAVVGKYAEAGDAVICLGAGSITKWAHDLPEQLGS comes from the coding sequence GTGAAGGGCATTCCCTTTGATATAGGCACAGTCCATTTTGTGGGTATTGGTGGTATTGGCATGTCTGGTATTGCAGAGGTAATGCATAACCTTGGCTATAACGTTCAAGGTTCAGATATAAGTGCTAATCCCAATGTTGAACGTCTACAGAAGCTGGGAATAAGGGTGATGGTCGGCCAGAAGGCTGAGAATGTTGCAGATGCACAGGTGCTGGTGGTATCTACCGCTATTAAAGCTGACAATCCTGAAGTGATTGAAGCTCGAATTCGCTCTATCCCGGTCGTACGTCGTGCTGAAATGCTTGCCGAGCTTATGCGCCTTAAGTGGTGTGTATCAGTTGCCGGTACTCACGGTAAAACAACAACCACATCCATGGTCGCAACCGTTCTTGAAGCTGCTGGTATCGACCCGACTGTGATCAATGGCGGTATTATCAACAGCTACGGTACAAATGCTCGCCTTGGTGAAGGGGATTGGATGGTTGTAGAAGCCGACGAAAGTGACGGTACTTTCGTGAAGCTTCCTGCAACAATTGCTGTTGTTACCAATCTGGATGCTGAACATCTAGATTTCTACGGCACGTTTGAAGCGGAAAAGGAAGCCTTTAAAACATTTCTCGAACGTGTCCCATTTTATGGTGCAGCGGTACTGTGTGTTGATCACCCAGAGGTGCAAGGGTTAATCGCAAATATCCAAGACCGGAAGTTCATCACTTACGGATTGAGCGCCCAAGCTGATGTGCAAGCGGTAAATATTAGACCATCCTCCGGCGCTGTTACTTTCGATGTGCGTTTGAGAGAAACGGCGAATGCAGATGGCCGGGTTATTCAAGGTATTAAGCTTCCAATGCCAGGGGATCATAATATTCAAAATGCACTCGCGGCTATTTGTGTTGGCCTTGAGATGTATGTGGAAGATGAAACACTCCGCAAAGCATTTGAAAGCTTTGGTGGTGTAAAACGCAGGTTTACTAAAACTGGCGAGGCGAACGGTGTGACAGTGATCGATGACTATGGTCATCACCCGGTAGAGATTGGCGCTGTACTGAAAGCTGCGCGCGAGAGTTTTGAAGGTAAGGTTATTGCAGTTGCACAGCCTCATAGATATACGCGTCTTGAAAGTTTATTCGAAGAGTTCTGTACCTGTTTTAATGATGCAGATGTAGTGCTTGTTGCACCTGTATATGAAGCAGGTGAACAACCAATAGAGGGCATTAATCGTGATAGCCTTGCTGAAGGCATCCGTACTCATGGTCATAGGCTTGTTGACGTAGTAAATGGGCCTGACGATTTGGCTGCAGTGGTCGGCAAATATGCCGAAGCTGGTGATGCTGTTATTTGTCTTGGTGCCGGGTCTATCACCAAATGGGCTCATGATTTGCCTGAGCAGTTAGGGTCCTAA
- a CDS encoding cell division protein FtsQ/DivIB yields MTAFVKQHRYGLSLFTFILLVASVMLFARSVTESWFYETTRQAGFELSQLSVSGAERTAYNDVLAVLDIDDGVPILSVDLVMIKERIETLPWVKQAKVSRIFPGEIKVSITEREAFALWQQEGVVRLIDPDGVVITARGLHEFSHLPLVVGEAAPAHIETLFSKLETAGDLSDRVKTAVFVGERRWDIIFDNGIRLKLPEEFLTDYNGDAAWDKFVRLEAAHNFLAREISVLDMRVADRVVVRVTPTGRRMMDGKEWAT; encoded by the coding sequence ATGACAGCTTTTGTTAAACAGCATCGTTATGGATTGTCGCTTTTTACCTTTATTTTGCTGGTTGCGTCAGTAATGCTGTTTGCAAGATCTGTAACGGAAAGCTGGTTCTACGAAACCACCCGTCAGGCAGGTTTTGAATTATCTCAGCTTTCGGTGAGTGGTGCTGAGCGTACGGCTTACAACGATGTGCTCGCTGTTCTTGATATTGATGATGGTGTGCCGATCCTGTCAGTTGATCTCGTTATGATTAAAGAACGCATTGAGACTCTGCCTTGGGTTAAACAAGCTAAAGTGAGCCGTATTTTCCCAGGAGAGATTAAGGTTTCTATCACCGAACGTGAAGCGTTTGCCCTGTGGCAACAAGAGGGTGTTGTTAGGTTGATTGACCCAGACGGCGTAGTTATTACTGCTCGCGGCCTGCACGAGTTTAGTCATCTACCTCTTGTTGTGGGGGAAGCAGCACCTGCGCATATCGAAACGTTGTTCTCGAAGTTGGAAACAGCAGGTGATTTATCGGATAGGGTGAAAACAGCTGTATTCGTTGGTGAACGACGCTGGGATATTATTTTTGATAATGGTATTCGTTTGAAACTCCCTGAGGAATTTCTGACGGATTATAACGGTGATGCCGCATGGGATAAGTTTGTAAGGCTGGAGGCTGCTCACAATTTCCTTGCACGGGAGATTAGCGTATTAGATATGCGTGTTGCTGATCGTGTAGTAGTGCGCGTAACCCCAACGGGCCGCCGTATGATGGACGGTAAAGAGTGGGCAACCTGA
- the ftsZ gene encoding cell division protein FtsZ, with amino-acid sequence MSIEFGNTELTEITPRIAVVGVGGAGCNAVNNMISAQLQGVDFVVANTDAQSLAASAADNRIQLGIEITQGLGAGAQPKIGAAAAEEAVDSIDETLNGCHMAFVTAGMGGGTGTGAAPVIARRAREKGILTVGVVTRPFQFEGGRRAKIADSGIAELAQNVDTLIIIPNQNLFRVANERTTFADAFNMADEVLHSGVRGITDLMVMPGLINLDFADVRTVMSEMGKAMMGTGEAEGETRAQDAAAAAISNPLLEEASLKGAKGVIINVTGGMDMTLYEVDEAVNMVREQVDPDALIVFGSAFNQDLEGKLRVSVVATGIEGGAQNIEIPVPVRKPEPAPEPIVEETAAEEAEEAAEVAETVEEHDAIPMEEEKSVADILGEVQASLDDRAEQAVSEQPEMPREAEDLEEKALAKAEQADAFVAEAPMMPKETLAPPAGQAEAPLVDAYTAEPKVEEEPKPEPSTPQKRSLFQVMTAGLRGGNTEVSASERVNTEPEAVETTSSLGGVTEEDRSAPKTADKDQLEIPSFLRRQQN; translated from the coding sequence ATGTCGATTGAATTTGGAAATACAGAGCTAACAGAAATTACACCGCGCATTGCGGTTGTGGGTGTTGGTGGTGCGGGCTGTAACGCCGTAAATAATATGATTTCAGCGCAGTTACAAGGCGTTGATTTTGTCGTTGCAAATACAGACGCGCAGTCACTTGCTGCATCTGCTGCTGATAACCGTATCCAGCTGGGTATAGAGATCACTCAAGGTCTTGGTGCTGGCGCGCAGCCTAAAATTGGTGCTGCAGCGGCGGAAGAGGCAGTTGATTCAATTGATGAAACCTTAAATGGTTGCCATATGGCGTTTGTAACGGCCGGTATGGGCGGCGGTACGGGCACAGGTGCTGCGCCGGTTATTGCTCGTCGTGCTCGTGAAAAAGGTATCCTTACAGTCGGCGTTGTGACACGACCGTTCCAGTTTGAAGGTGGCCGCCGTGCAAAGATTGCAGACAGTGGTATCGCTGAACTTGCCCAGAATGTTGATACGCTGATTATTATCCCGAACCAAAATCTGTTCCGTGTAGCGAACGAGCGTACGACTTTCGCAGATGCCTTTAATATGGCTGATGAAGTGCTACATTCCGGTGTTCGTGGTATTACAGACCTTATGGTTATGCCCGGTTTGATCAACCTTGATTTTGCTGACGTTCGTACAGTTATGTCTGAAATGGGCAAAGCCATGATGGGTACGGGGGAAGCGGAAGGTGAAACCCGTGCACAGGATGCCGCCGCCGCAGCTATTTCTAATCCACTTCTTGAGGAAGCTTCCTTAAAGGGTGCTAAAGGTGTGATCATCAACGTTACAGGCGGGATGGATATGACGCTGTATGAAGTTGATGAAGCCGTAAATATGGTGCGTGAGCAGGTGGACCCAGATGCGCTTATCGTATTCGGTTCTGCTTTTAACCAAGACCTTGAAGGTAAACTTCGTGTCTCTGTTGTCGCTACAGGTATTGAGGGCGGAGCACAGAATATTGAAATTCCAGTGCCCGTGCGCAAGCCTGAGCCGGCGCCAGAACCAATCGTAGAAGAAACTGCTGCTGAAGAGGCAGAAGAGGCTGCCGAGGTTGCTGAAACAGTGGAAGAGCATGATGCTATTCCTATGGAAGAAGAGAAATCCGTTGCTGATATTCTAGGCGAGGTACAGGCATCTTTAGATGACCGTGCTGAGCAAGCTGTATCTGAGCAGCCAGAAATGCCAAGGGAAGCTGAAGACCTGGAGGAAAAGGCGCTAGCGAAAGCTGAGCAAGCGGATGCTTTTGTTGCAGAGGCACCTATGATGCCAAAAGAGACACTTGCTCCGCCTGCGGGACAGGCAGAAGCACCTCTTGTGGATGCATATACGGCTGAGCCTAAGGTTGAAGAAGAACCTAAGCCAGAACCTTCTACACCACAGAAGCGTAGCCTGTTTCAGGTGATGACTGCTGGTCTAAGAGGCGGAAACACAGAAGTAAGCGCATCTGAGCGTGTAAATACGGAGCCAGAAGCCGTTGAAACAACTTCTTCTCTTGGTGGGGTAACTGAAGAAGATCGTTCCGCCCCTAAAACAGCGGATAAGGATCAGCTAGAAATCCCTAGTTTCTTGCGCCGTCAGCAAAATTAA
- the ftsA gene encoding cell division protein FtsA — protein MKILDDVMEGTIAALDVGSSKVACLIADFSPDGSYVVRGVGNRACNGGVVGGAIVDMELTEKAIRASVDQAEKMAGTTVSDVILSFSGGEPQTRVIEVEVDVAGHAVTQADVDQAIAEAKEQIDFDEDGLLHAFPAAYAVDGNYGTKPPVGMYGKKLGLAVLAVTVSAGPLKNLEACVRRAHLNVRSVVLAPYAAGLSSLVDDEMKMGAACIDLGGGTTGISVYAQGALVHSEILPIGGAQITEQVARNLLTPFDEAERLKTFHGCARVDATDEHIEIEVPQVGEVGSDRVVRMKRSALTSVVEKELELLFTTIADRLDQSGFSGVAGRRVVITGGSAQCEAVRDLACRILGRHVRIGRPQKVSGLPVAGQSPNFAVAVGLLEYAAKTPQQIFKQDKQAGDIPQGGAFSRVMRWIKESF, from the coding sequence ATGAAGATATTAGATGACGTAATGGAAGGAACAATCGCTGCACTTGATGTTGGATCAAGTAAAGTAGCGTGCCTGATTGCTGATTTTTCCCCTGATGGATCTTATGTGGTACGTGGCGTTGGTAACCGGGCCTGTAACGGCGGTGTTGTTGGTGGTGCCATAGTTGATATGGAACTTACTGAGAAAGCGATCCGTGCCTCTGTTGATCAAGCAGAGAAAATGGCAGGTACGACGGTAAGCGACGTAATTCTCAGCTTCTCTGGTGGTGAACCGCAAACGAGAGTAATTGAAGTTGAGGTAGATGTTGCTGGTCATGCCGTGACACAGGCTGATGTTGATCAAGCAATTGCAGAGGCTAAAGAGCAAATAGATTTTGACGAGGATGGATTGTTACATGCCTTTCCTGCGGCTTACGCGGTGGATGGTAATTATGGTACCAAGCCTCCAGTTGGGATGTACGGTAAAAAGCTGGGGCTGGCCGTCCTGGCAGTAACTGTATCAGCAGGCCCTCTTAAAAATCTGGAGGCCTGTGTGCGCAGGGCTCATCTGAATGTTCGGAGTGTGGTGCTTGCCCCTTATGCTGCGGGACTTTCCTCACTTGTTGATGATGAAATGAAAATGGGTGCTGCCTGTATTGATCTAGGCGGGGGCACCACGGGTATTTCTGTCTATGCCCAAGGGGCTCTGGTCCATTCTGAAATTCTGCCCATTGGTGGCGCTCAGATTACTGAGCAAGTTGCTCGGAATCTGTTAACACCATTTGATGAAGCGGAACGGCTCAAAACATTTCATGGCTGCGCGCGAGTTGACGCAACGGACGAGCATATTGAGATTGAAGTACCGCAAGTTGGTGAAGTGGGATCTGACCGTGTTGTGCGCATGAAACGTAGCGCGCTTACATCTGTTGTTGAGAAAGAACTTGAGCTTCTTTTTACAACAATTGCTGATCGTCTTGATCAGTCAGGTTTTTCGGGTGTTGCAGGACGGCGGGTAGTTATCACTGGTGGTTCAGCGCAGTGTGAAGCTGTCCGGGATCTTGCATGCCGTATCCTCGGGCGTCATGTGCGTATTGGCCGTCCTCAAAAGGTTTCAGGGCTTCCTGTGGCCGGGCAATCCCCTAACTTTGCAGTGGCTGTTGGTTTGCTGGAATATGCGGCTAAAACACCTCAGCAAATTTTTAAACAAGACAAACAAGCAGGCGATATTCCCCAAGGCGGCGCGTTTAGCCGGGTAATGCGCTGGATAAAAGAAAGTTTCTGA
- the moaD gene encoding molybdopterin converting factor subunit 1, translating to MQILYFASIREQIGKSEETISKPDGVETIADLVAHLRSFSEGHHNALESMMFVRIAVNQVHAQADHPVSDTDEIAFFPPVTGG from the coding sequence ATGCAGATCCTCTATTTCGCGAGCATCCGTGAGCAAATTGGCAAAAGTGAAGAAACTATCAGCAAGCCTGATGGCGTAGAAACGATTGCTGATCTGGTTGCACATTTGAGAAGCTTCAGCGAAGGTCACCACAACGCTCTTGAAAGCATGATGTTTGTTCGGATTGCAGTAAACCAAGTACATGCGCAGGCTGATCATCCCGTAAGCGATACTGATGAGATCGCCTTCTTTCCTCCGGTTACAGGCGGCTGA
- the pgsA gene encoding CDP-diacylglycerol--glycerol-3-phosphate 3-phosphatidyltransferase encodes MWNLPNILTMSRIVVIPVLVASFFMEQPLGSHVAFVTFALAGITDFFDGYLARATGSVSKIGQFLDPIADKLMVGAVIIMLVFAGWVDGIHVVAAVIIMCRELLVSGLREFLAGIQVSVPVTMLAKWKTTVQMLALGSLTWSKGAIAFGIPAQEIGIVALWIAAVLTLYTGLDYLRVGLKHMV; translated from the coding sequence ATGTGGAATTTGCCAAACATTTTAACAATGTCACGGATCGTTGTGATCCCTGTTCTTGTGGCTTCATTTTTTATGGAGCAACCGCTAGGCAGCCACGTCGCGTTTGTTACCTTTGCCCTAGCAGGCATCACTGACTTTTTTGACGGCTATCTTGCACGCGCCACTGGCAGTGTTTCAAAGATCGGCCAATTCCTTGACCCAATCGCTGACAAACTCATGGTCGGTGCAGTCATTATCATGCTCGTTTTTGCAGGCTGGGTAGACGGCATTCATGTTGTGGCGGCTGTGATTATAATGTGCCGGGAATTACTTGTATCTGGCCTTAGGGAATTCCTCGCAGGCATTCAGGTGAGCGTACCCGTAACCATGCTCGCTAAATGGAAAACAACCGTACAAATGCTGGCCCTTGGTTCACTTACATGGTCCAAAGGTGCTATCGCATTTGGAATTCCTGCACAGGAAATTGGTATCGTTGCCCTCTGGATTGCAGCAGTTCTAACACTATATACAGGTCTTGATTATCTTCGGGTTGGCCTAAAACATATGGTGTAA
- the uvrC gene encoding excinuclease ABC subunit UvrC, with protein sequence MTQTNLSAGISVIREQVKTAPTAPGVYRMLSEHGDVLYVGKAKSIKKRIVSYTQVNRLTIRLQRMVAQTASMVFVTTRTEGEALLLEASLIKRYKPQFNVLLKDDKSFPYILLREDHEWPQISKHRGARKHKGQYYGPFANVSSVNRTLNTLQKVFQLRSCSDNTLETRSRVCMLYQIKRCSGPCVDKVSKKDYGDMVAETRAFLEGKSSEIQKKFAASMQEASKAMEYEVAAVYRDRLNALTQIQSHQSIVNAMVEEADVIAAEEVAGRIAIQVFFFRAGQNWGHRAYFPKHDKSDDIETVLSAFISQFYDNKPAPKLILTSHKLPDTKLLSEALSERMERKVEITVPARGKKAEVIAEARRNAKEALERHMAESASQAKLLEGVAEAFDMDEAPQRIEVYDNSHIQGTNAVGGMIVAGPDGFMKNSYRKFNIKDEDLTPGDDFGMMREVMRRRFSRLLKEDATRERGHWPDLLLIDGGKGQLSSVMEIIEELGVTDVTIVAISKGPDRNAGREQFHMPGKETFMMPHTDAVLYYLQRLRDEAHRFAIGSHRARRKSDIKKSPLDEIPGVGPKRKKALLHHFGSAKAVIDADVKDLTNVDGVSKAMAQQIYDHFHD encoded by the coding sequence GTGACCCAAACCAATCTATCTGCTGGGATTTCTGTAATCCGAGAACAAGTGAAGACAGCGCCGACAGCGCCTGGGGTTTACCGGATGCTGAGTGAGCACGGTGATGTACTTTACGTGGGTAAAGCAAAAAGCATTAAAAAAAGAATTGTTTCCTACACTCAGGTTAACAGGCTTACCATCAGGTTGCAGCGTATGGTCGCTCAAACAGCGTCTATGGTGTTTGTAACCACTCGCACAGAGGGAGAAGCCCTTCTCCTTGAGGCATCTCTGATCAAACGATACAAACCGCAGTTCAATGTGCTTTTGAAAGATGATAAATCTTTCCCATACATTCTTTTGCGGGAAGACCATGAATGGCCTCAGATTTCCAAACATAGAGGTGCCAGAAAGCATAAAGGCCAATATTACGGGCCATTTGCCAATGTAAGTTCAGTAAATCGCACTCTCAATACCCTTCAAAAAGTTTTCCAGCTTCGAAGCTGTAGCGACAACACATTGGAAACCAGAAGCCGAGTATGCATGCTCTATCAGATCAAACGCTGTTCAGGCCCATGTGTTGATAAAGTTAGTAAAAAAGACTATGGCGATATGGTTGCTGAAACCCGCGCGTTTCTGGAAGGCAAATCATCCGAAATCCAAAAGAAGTTCGCCGCCTCCATGCAAGAAGCCAGCAAAGCAATGGAATATGAAGTTGCAGCTGTATACCGCGACCGCCTGAATGCTCTTACTCAAATTCAAAGCCACCAATCAATCGTCAATGCGATGGTTGAAGAAGCTGATGTTATCGCAGCTGAAGAAGTAGCAGGCCGTATCGCTATTCAGGTATTCTTTTTCCGCGCAGGGCAAAACTGGGGTCACCGGGCTTATTTCCCCAAGCATGACAAAAGCGATGATATAGAAACTGTCCTCTCCGCTTTTATCTCGCAGTTCTACGATAACAAGCCTGCCCCCAAGCTTATTCTTACCTCTCATAAGTTACCTGATACAAAACTTCTATCAGAAGCACTGTCGGAACGCATGGAACGCAAGGTAGAGATAACGGTACCAGCTAGAGGGAAAAAAGCTGAGGTGATAGCTGAAGCACGCCGTAATGCCAAAGAAGCTCTTGAGCGTCATATGGCAGAAAGTGCGAGCCAGGCCAAACTGCTCGAAGGTGTTGCCGAAGCGTTTGATATGGATGAAGCCCCTCAGCGTATTGAAGTGTATGATAACAGCCATATTCAAGGAACCAACGCAGTTGGTGGTATGATTGTCGCTGGTCCCGATGGCTTTATGAAAAACAGTTACCGCAAGTTTAACATCAAGGACGAAGATCTTACGCCTGGGGATGACTTTGGCATGATGCGGGAGGTGATGCGGCGGCGTTTCTCTCGTCTTCTCAAAGAAGATGCGACCCGGGAACGAGGTCATTGGCCAGATCTTCTATTGATTGATGGTGGTAAAGGTCAACTTTCATCCGTTATGGAGATCATCGAAGAACTTGGCGTAACCGATGTTACTATTGTTGCCATCTCCAAAGGGCCGGACAGAAATGCTGGACGTGAGCAATTCCATATGCCGGGTAAAGAAACCTTCATGATGCCACATACAGATGCAGTACTTTATTATCTTCAACGCCTGCGCGACGAAGCTCATAGATTTGCCATCGGGAGCCATAGAGCCCGTAGAAAGAGTGATATTAAAAAATCGCCACTTGATGAAATTCCAGGTGTTGGCCCAAAGCGCAAAAAGGCTCTCCTCCATCACTTTGGTTCAGCAAAAGCGGTGATTGATGCAGACGTAAAAGATTTGACGAACGTGGACGGTGTTTCAAAAGCCATGGCCCAGCAGATTTATGATCATTTTCATGATTAA
- the moaE gene encoding molybdopterin synthase catalytic subunit MoaE, protein MQPQISVQLDDFDIGNEINQLKADNHDIGAVVSFVGTVRDLADGLTSMTLEHYPAMTEAELNRIAKEAKERWPLEGCRIIHRFGELFPGDNIVLVITASAHRQAAFDAANFIMDFLKTNAPFWKKETTSKGAKWVDAKDADDKALERWQK, encoded by the coding sequence ATGCAGCCCCAAATCTCAGTACAGCTAGACGATTTTGATATCGGAAATGAGATTAATCAACTAAAAGCAGATAATCACGATATCGGCGCTGTTGTCAGCTTTGTTGGTACAGTACGCGATTTAGCGGATGGTCTTACATCCATGACGCTCGAACATTATCCCGCAATGACCGAAGCCGAACTCAATCGAATTGCAAAAGAAGCTAAAGAGCGCTGGCCACTTGAAGGCTGCCGTATCATTCACAGGTTCGGCGAATTATTCCCCGGCGACAATATCGTTCTGGTGATTACAGCTTCCGCACACAGGCAAGCAGCGTTCGACGCAGCTAACTTTATTATGGACTTTCTTAAAACCAACGCACCATTTTGGAAGAAAGAAACCACATCTAAAGGTGCTAAATGGGTGGATGCCAAAGACGCAGATGATAAAGCGCTCGAGCGCTGGCAAAAATAG
- the murB gene encoding UDP-N-acetylmuramate dehydrogenase, translated as MTTAYSFLEDMPHLKGRLKEGADLARLSWFRTGGPADILFEPADEADLQTFLRHVPSEIPITVVGVGSNLLVRDGGVRGIVIRLGRGFSGTLIQGNVLKALAGTMDVHVAREAQKAGKTGLEFMVGVPGTVGGALRMNAGAYGREIKDVLLHSHAVDRYGHMHEFKLDDFDFSYRKTALPADLIFLGASFQVKDGDPAEIQKRMDEITNARSESQPIGTRTGGSTFKNPEGTHAWKLIDEAGCRGLQIGDAQVSEKHCNFLINHGGATAAEIEELGETVRTRVKANSGVDLHWEIQRIGEAN; from the coding sequence ATGACAACTGCTTATTCATTCTTGGAAGATATGCCGCATTTGAAAGGACGCCTCAAGGAAGGCGCCGATCTTGCGCGTCTCAGCTGGTTCAGAACCGGTGGGCCGGCTGATATTTTATTTGAACCCGCGGATGAAGCAGATTTACAAACCTTTCTACGCCATGTGCCCAGTGAAATACCAATTACCGTGGTAGGTGTTGGCTCTAATTTACTTGTACGAGATGGTGGTGTTAGGGGGATTGTTATCCGGCTGGGCAGAGGCTTTTCAGGCACCCTTATTCAAGGAAATGTACTGAAAGCTCTTGCTGGAACAATGGATGTACATGTTGCGCGAGAAGCACAGAAAGCGGGTAAAACAGGACTTGAATTCATGGTGGGGGTACCAGGAACAGTCGGCGGTGCATTACGAATGAATGCAGGTGCTTACGGCCGTGAGATCAAGGATGTTCTGTTGCATTCTCATGCCGTTGATCGGTATGGGCATATGCACGAGTTCAAATTGGATGATTTTGACTTCAGTTACCGCAAAACAGCTTTGCCAGCAGACTTGATCTTTTTAGGAGCATCGTTTCAAGTAAAGGATGGTGATCCTGCTGAGATACAGAAGCGTATGGACGAGATCACAAATGCGCGCTCAGAGAGCCAGCCCATCGGTACTCGTACTGGCGGTAGTACGTTTAAAAACCCAGAGGGCACCCATGCATGGAAGCTTATTGACGAAGCTGGCTGCCGAGGGCTTCAAATCGGCGACGCCCAGGTTTCAGAAAAACACTGTAACTTCCTTATTAATCACGGCGGAGCTACAGCTGCTGAGATTGAGGAACTTGGGGAGACAGTGCGCACGCGTGTGAAAGCCAATTCAGGCGTTGATCTTCACTGGGAAATCCAGCGAATTGGGGAGGCGAACTAA